Proteins encoded in a region of the Rhodoligotrophos appendicifer genome:
- a CDS encoding enoyl-CoA hydratase/isomerase family protein yields the protein MTRDAAFAVEADNASHVATIRLTNPADGNRLTGDDIVALGRAIREAGSDEAIKIVVIRAEGEHFCLGRIPNPKGASLPSALQIQKTVTDPILGLYADVRATPVPVLAVVQGEARGFGCAFTGQCDLAIASRRATFSMPEMEVNLPPTLAISAVLHKVPLKKLTHMVYTRESITAEEALTFGLVGELADPGDLDAAASRIIAGLTDRRRAALRTIKQYLGAAPYIDPNAAARLAEAMLAGILSSSDEA from the coding sequence ATGACCCGCGACGCCGCCTTTGCCGTGGAAGCCGATAACGCTTCCCATGTGGCCACGATCCGCCTGACGAATCCCGCCGACGGCAATCGCCTGACCGGCGACGACATCGTGGCCCTCGGCCGTGCCATTCGAGAGGCGGGCTCCGACGAAGCCATCAAGATCGTCGTGATCCGGGCGGAGGGAGAACACTTCTGTCTGGGCCGCATCCCCAACCCCAAGGGCGCATCCCTTCCGTCCGCCCTGCAGATCCAGAAGACGGTGACCGACCCGATTCTCGGGCTCTATGCTGATGTCCGGGCCACGCCCGTCCCCGTCCTCGCCGTCGTCCAGGGCGAGGCCCGTGGCTTCGGCTGCGCCTTCACGGGCCAGTGCGACTTGGCGATCGCCTCCCGCCGGGCGACCTTCTCCATGCCCGAGATGGAGGTGAACTTGCCGCCCACGCTGGCAATCTCGGCGGTGCTGCACAAGGTGCCGTTGAAGAAGCTCACCCACATGGTCTACACGCGCGAGAGCATCACGGCCGAGGAGGCGCTCACCTTCGGCTTGGTCGGCGAGTTGGCCGACCCGGGCGATCTCGACGCCGCCGCCTCCCGCATCATCGCCGGCCTCACCGATCGACGCCGGGCTGCCCTTCGCACCATCAAGCAATATTTGGGCGCAGCGCCGTACATCGATCCGAATGCTGCCGCCCGTCTGGCGGAAGCGATGCTCGCGGGCATATTGTCGTCGTCGGATGAGGCCTGA
- a CDS encoding SRPBCC family protein: MKLHNEFAVPLAPADTWQLLNQVERVAPCFPGAELLEARDDGSFVGTVALRLGPVSLSFKGTAVYEERDATAMRVKARATGNEQRARGTARANVEFHIVPEGAGSRVLIDTDLQLAGSIAQYARGGGMIEATAQVMIDDFARNLQTQLEQDRTSEQSTPAEPAAAMDGTTPSPELAGPGPVSRPAASRPPVSRPPSLLRLLWLALKKRLFGSSSR, translated from the coding sequence ATGAAACTTCATAACGAATTTGCGGTTCCGCTTGCGCCTGCGGACACTTGGCAGTTGCTCAATCAGGTCGAAAGGGTCGCGCCCTGCTTTCCTGGAGCTGAATTGCTCGAAGCGCGCGACGATGGCAGCTTCGTCGGCACCGTGGCCCTGCGGTTGGGCCCCGTCTCGCTCTCGTTCAAGGGCACGGCGGTCTACGAGGAGCGCGACGCCACGGCCATGCGCGTCAAGGCCCGCGCCACAGGCAATGAACAGCGCGCCCGCGGCACCGCTCGTGCGAATGTCGAATTCCACATCGTCCCCGAGGGCGCCGGATCGCGCGTGCTCATCGACACCGATCTGCAGCTTGCCGGGTCCATCGCCCAATATGCCCGAGGCGGCGGCATGATCGAGGCGACGGCCCAGGTGATGATCGACGACTTTGCCCGCAATCTTCAGACCCAGCTCGAGCAGGACCGCACATCGGAGCAGTCGACGCCTGCCGAGCCAGCCGCGGCCATGGACGGCACCACCCCGTCGCCGGAATTGGCGGGCCCGGGGCCTGTCAGCAGACCGGCTGCCAGCCGGCCGCCGGTCAGTCGGCCGCCTTCGCTTCTTCGGCTGCTCTGGCTTGCCCTTAAGAAGCGCCTCTTCGGCAGCTCCTCACGATGA
- a CDS encoding (2Fe-2S)-binding protein, whose product MHHPITLTVNGRAVTAEVEPRVHLADFLRHQLNLTGTHLGCEHGVCGACTILVDGDAVRSCLMLAVQADGADIVTIEGLQESDGTLNALQTAFRKHHALQCGFCTPGFLATLTQILRDRPEIEEDELRGELSGNLCRCTGYSGIVDAALEVARGLRQGGTAP is encoded by the coding sequence ATGCACCATCCGATCACCCTGACCGTCAATGGCCGCGCGGTGACCGCCGAGGTCGAACCGCGTGTGCATTTGGCCGATTTCCTGCGCCACCAGCTCAACCTCACCGGCACCCACTTGGGCTGCGAGCATGGGGTGTGCGGTGCCTGCACCATCCTCGTCGATGGCGATGCGGTACGCTCCTGCCTGATGCTGGCGGTGCAGGCGGACGGAGCCGACATCGTCACCATCGAAGGCCTGCAGGAGTCCGATGGCACACTCAATGCCTTGCAGACCGCCTTCCGCAAGCATCATGCCCTGCAATGCGGCTTCTGCACCCCCGGCTTTCTCGCCACTCTGACCCAGATTCTCCGCGATCGGCCCGAGATCGAGGAGGACGAGCTTCGCGGTGAGCTCTCAGGCAATCTCTGCCGCTGCACCGGCTATTCCGGCATCGTCGATGCCGCCCTCGAGGTCGCCCGCGGCCTGCGCCAGGGAGGGACCGCGCCATGA
- a CDS encoding TRAP transporter small permease, producing MQAFKRALDGIKFAIGLLLLAGVILNFVNVFLRYVWGRPFSWTEEVMGFGLLFIVMAGLIVATALDENLKIDVLVQAVSRPVQKALRLFAHAVWIGVSIYLAMQSYTVMSLMLRLGQKSMAARIPTWIPHSFLFGAFVLSALAAIYAMVREIKARPEEPGVHLPGGVGPIVEDSGKS from the coding sequence GTGCAGGCCTTCAAGCGAGCGCTCGACGGCATCAAGTTTGCCATTGGCCTCCTGCTCCTGGCAGGGGTGATCCTCAACTTCGTCAATGTCTTCCTGCGATATGTCTGGGGACGGCCGTTCTCCTGGACCGAGGAGGTCATGGGCTTCGGCCTGCTCTTCATCGTCATGGCAGGTTTGATCGTGGCGACCGCATTGGATGAAAACCTGAAGATCGATGTTCTCGTGCAGGCGGTTTCACGCCCGGTGCAGAAGGCGTTGAGGCTGTTCGCCCATGCGGTCTGGATCGGCGTCAGCATCTATCTGGCCATGCAATCCTATACGGTCATGTCGCTCATGCTCAGGCTCGGGCAAAAGAGCATGGCGGCGCGCATCCCCACATGGATCCCGCACAGTTTCCTCTTCGGCGCCTTCGTCTTGTCGGCGCTCGCTGCGATCTATGCGATGGTGCGCGAGATCAAGGCACGCCCCGAAGAACCGGGGGTGCATCTGCCGGGCGGTGTCGGCCCCATCGTCGAGGATAGCGGCAAGTCATGA
- a CDS encoding xanthine dehydrogenase family protein molybdopterin-binding subunit: MTTRYFGAPVQRVEDQALLTGKGRFTDDVKLPGTLHAAFVRSPYAHARINGIDADTARTLPGVKLVLTASDLPSQVRGKRILLQVPNPAITEPLTQMPLALDEVCFVGEPVAVVIAESRHLAEDAAEAVFVDYEPLPIIGDLAAAIAADASPAHAHRSDNIAARIQVGYGDVALAFQSAAHVVSATLPQHRGTGNPIECRAVLAMFDVVHDAFTVWSATQAPHGLKRALVDILDIPDTAVRVIAPDVGGGFGPKLQVYPEEIVVPICAKLLGLPVKWIEDRREHLLSTVQERDQIWTMHLALDADGKLLGLRGQMLHDQGAYVPWGIISPYISSVTVPGPYVLPAYKLETLVVFTNKVPTTPLRGAGRPQAVFAMERLLDHAADALGLDRAEIRRRNLIPTEQMPYPVGLIFRDGKPLVYDSGDYPRCQALAVEKSGWETFRERQRAALAQGRYIGQGIANYVEGTGLGPFEGATTQVLPSGRILLRTGSAAQGQGNQTVYAQIAADAFNVDITQVDVEVGDTASIPLGVGAFASRLMVNVGSSVSISSAAVVKKLKQIAAARFEVSEDDIELADGTVRVAASQGGALTFAEVARMTGGMPGFSLPEGIEPGLVSTHYFAPPQAAYANGSHVAEVEVDPETGMIKVLRYIVVHDCGKVVNPLLVEGQIQGGVAHGIGNAFLEKMRFDEDANPVTTSLADYMLPDAGIVPKVEIYHVESPSPLNPIGVKGAGEGGTIPAAAAVVSAIEDALKPFGVRIDEAPILPERLCELIDEAAAGNALKETA, translated from the coding sequence ATGACCACGCGGTATTTTGGCGCTCCCGTCCAGCGCGTCGAGGACCAGGCCCTCCTGACCGGCAAGGGCCGCTTCACCGACGATGTGAAACTCCCCGGGACTCTGCACGCAGCCTTCGTCCGCTCGCCTTACGCCCATGCGCGGATCAACGGGATCGATGCCGACACTGCGCGCACCCTGCCGGGTGTGAAGCTCGTGCTGACCGCCTCCGATCTCCCGAGCCAGGTTCGGGGCAAGCGGATCCTGCTTCAGGTGCCGAACCCGGCCATCACCGAGCCGCTCACCCAGATGCCTCTGGCCTTGGACGAGGTGTGCTTCGTCGGCGAGCCGGTCGCCGTCGTCATCGCCGAGAGCCGCCATCTCGCCGAGGATGCGGCCGAGGCTGTGTTTGTCGACTACGAGCCGCTGCCCATCATCGGTGACCTTGCGGCCGCCATCGCTGCCGATGCGAGCCCCGCCCATGCCCATCGCAGCGACAATATCGCAGCCCGGATCCAGGTCGGCTATGGCGATGTCGCCTTGGCCTTTCAGTCCGCAGCCCATGTCGTCTCCGCCACGCTGCCCCAGCATCGCGGCACCGGCAATCCGATCGAATGCCGCGCCGTGCTGGCCATGTTCGACGTGGTGCATGACGCCTTCACCGTCTGGTCGGCCACCCAGGCGCCCCACGGGTTGAAGCGCGCCCTCGTCGACATCCTCGACATTCCTGATACGGCCGTGCGGGTGATCGCTCCCGATGTCGGCGGCGGCTTCGGACCCAAGCTGCAGGTCTATCCCGAGGAGATCGTGGTGCCGATCTGCGCCAAGCTGCTCGGTCTGCCCGTAAAATGGATCGAGGATCGGCGCGAACACCTTCTGAGCACGGTCCAGGAGCGTGACCAGATCTGGACCATGCATTTGGCGCTCGATGCCGATGGCAAGCTTCTCGGCTTGCGCGGCCAGATGCTCCATGACCAGGGCGCCTATGTCCCCTGGGGCATCATCTCCCCCTACATCTCTTCGGTCACGGTGCCGGGCCCTTATGTCCTGCCGGCCTACAAGCTCGAAACCCTGGTGGTCTTCACCAACAAGGTCCCGACCACGCCGTTGCGCGGTGCCGGCCGTCCTCAGGCGGTCTTCGCCATGGAGCGCCTGCTGGATCACGCCGCCGATGCGCTCGGCCTCGACCGTGCCGAGATCCGCCGCCGCAATCTCATCCCCACCGAACAGATGCCCTACCCCGTCGGGCTGATCTTTCGCGACGGCAAGCCGCTTGTCTATGACAGCGGCGACTATCCCCGCTGCCAGGCGCTCGCCGTCGAGAAATCAGGCTGGGAGACATTTCGGGAGCGTCAGCGCGCCGCCTTGGCCCAAGGCCGTTATATCGGCCAGGGGATTGCGAACTACGTCGAAGGCACGGGCCTCGGCCCCTTCGAGGGCGCCACGACCCAGGTCCTCCCCTCCGGCCGCATCCTTCTGCGCACAGGTTCGGCAGCGCAGGGCCAGGGCAACCAGACCGTCTATGCCCAGATCGCAGCCGACGCCTTCAACGTCGATATCACCCAGGTCGATGTGGAGGTCGGCGACACCGCCTCGATCCCCCTCGGTGTCGGCGCCTTCGCCAGCCGCCTGATGGTCAATGTCGGATCGTCCGTCAGCATCTCTTCGGCCGCGGTCGTGAAGAAGCTGAAGCAGATCGCAGCGGCACGGTTCGAAGTGTCCGAGGACGACATCGAGCTGGCTGACGGCACGGTTCGGGTTGCCGCCTCCCAGGGTGGGGCCCTCACATTCGCGGAAGTCGCGCGCATGACTGGCGGCATGCCGGGCTTCTCGCTCCCTGAGGGCATTGAGCCGGGACTCGTCTCGACCCATTATTTTGCGCCACCCCAAGCGGCCTATGCGAACGGCTCCCATGTCGCCGAAGTCGAGGTCGACCCCGAGACTGGAATGATCAAGGTCCTCCGCTATATCGTGGTTCACGACTGCGGCAAGGTGGTGAACCCGCTGCTGGTCGAGGGCCAGATTCAGGGCGGTGTCGCCCATGGCATTGGCAACGCGTTCCTCGAGAAGATGCGGTTCGACGAGGATGCCAATCCCGTCACCACCTCCCTGGCCGACTACATGCTCCCCGATGCCGGCATCGTGCCCAAGGTCGAGATCTACCATGTGGAATCGCCGTCCCCATTGAATCCCATCGGCGTCAAAGGCGCCGGCGAAGGCGGCACCATTCCCGCAGCCGCCGCCGTCGTCTCTGCCATCGAGGATGCGCTTAAACCCTTCGGTGTGCGCATCGACGAAGCCCCGATTTTACCCGAACGCCTCTGCGAGCTCATCGATGAGGCCGCCGCAGGCAACGCTCTGAAGGAAACTGCATGA
- a CDS encoding amidohydrolase family protein has translation MRTAIVNLGGIISGDLAAPTVAGDAILMDGGLIVEIGSVSDAALRGCDVVIDGGGAIAAPGLIDSHVHITFGDYTPRQRTVGYLESYTHGGITTAISASEVHTPGRPKDPEGVKALAVAALKSFEQFRPGGMRVHAGSVILEPGLEDKDFSELAARGVWLAKAGFGAFADPMEYAPMVAMAKSHGMITTMHTGGSSIPGSSGIWGSHVLAADPHVSFHVNGGPVAMPDEDFPRLVDQSEIALQVCTAGNLRTTLLTADLLSGAGQLERLLIATDTPTGSGIMPLGVLYTITHLCSLGGMDPELAIAAATGNNARVYRLNSGILAPGRDADVIILDACAGGSQMDALSAIRNGDIPAVAAVVTAGVPRFVGRSRNTPAAMKTVRVAQSNIMQDFAAPAH, from the coding sequence ATGCGTACGGCCATCGTTAATCTCGGCGGCATCATCTCTGGCGATCTCGCCGCGCCGACCGTAGCGGGTGACGCCATTCTCATGGATGGCGGCCTGATTGTCGAAATCGGCAGCGTTTCCGATGCGGCCCTGCGCGGTTGCGACGTCGTCATCGACGGCGGCGGCGCCATCGCTGCACCGGGGCTGATCGACAGCCATGTGCACATCACTTTCGGTGACTACACCCCGCGCCAGCGCACGGTCGGCTATCTCGAAAGCTACACCCATGGCGGCATCACCACCGCCATCTCGGCCTCCGAGGTGCATACGCCCGGTCGCCCCAAGGATCCCGAGGGCGTGAAGGCGCTCGCCGTCGCCGCCCTCAAATCCTTTGAACAGTTCCGTCCCGGCGGCATGCGCGTCCACGCCGGCTCCGTGATCCTGGAGCCGGGTCTCGAGGACAAGGACTTCAGCGAACTCGCCGCGCGCGGCGTGTGGCTGGCCAAGGCTGGCTTCGGCGCCTTTGCCGACCCCATGGAATATGCGCCCATGGTGGCCATGGCCAAAAGCCACGGCATGATCACCACCATGCACACGGGGGGCTCTTCGATCCCGGGCTCCTCCGGCATCTGGGGAAGCCACGTCCTCGCCGCCGATCCCCACGTGTCCTTCCACGTCAATGGCGGCCCTGTCGCCATGCCGGACGAGGATTTCCCTCGCCTCGTCGACCAGTCGGAGATCGCTCTTCAGGTCTGCACCGCCGGCAATCTGCGCACGACGCTGCTCACCGCTGACCTCTTGTCCGGTGCCGGCCAGCTGGAGCGCCTGCTGATTGCCACCGACACCCCGACGGGCAGCGGCATCATGCCCTTGGGCGTGCTTTACACCATCACCCATCTCTGTTCGCTCGGCGGAATGGATCCGGAGCTCGCCATCGCGGCGGCCACGGGCAACAATGCGCGTGTCTACCGTTTGAACAGCGGCATCCTGGCCCCGGGCCGCGACGCGGACGTGATCATTCTGGATGCCTGCGCCGGCGGGTCGCAAATGGACGCCCTGAGCGCCATCCGCAACGGCGACATACCGGCCGTGGCCGCCGTCGTCACGGCCGGAGTTCCACGCTTCGTGGGCCGCAGCCGCAACACCCCGGCGGCCATGAAGACCGTGCGCGTGGCCCAGAGCAACATCATGCAGGACTTCGCGGCACCGGCCCACTAG
- a CDS encoding amidase, with protein MTKVSYLRASHGFRSPAPTPETLLQSHLARIDEREPTVHAFTALNRDSARREAKASAQRWLEGAPLSPIDGMAIGIKDIIETADMPTGQGSPMWAGFATGRDSASVQALREAGAIILGKTATTEFASTEQYSTTTNPHDEERTPGGSSSGSAAAVGSGMVPVALGSQVVGSTLRPASYCGCVGYKPSYGALNRGGSFDTLSQSCVGLIGAELEDVWAVARAIADRVGGDPGQAALEGPAALPAPKAPQRLAVLETDGWRHASKGALAAFEAELDRLRAAGVEIVGRSQNAGMAALEEALDGALALTWRIMSWEFRWPLGAYVKTHPNLVSAAMQGRLADAEKMTPADYNAALAARQRVRDIFAQQMEHLDGMIALSATGAAPVGLSYTGDPRMNVPASLLGVPAVSLPVLADEGLPLGVQLIRSAGDDAGLMELAAWRWTMENPHSGSDVASRGA; from the coding sequence GTGACGAAAGTGTCCTACCTTCGGGCGAGCCACGGCTTTCGCTCGCCCGCACCGACGCCGGAAACGCTTCTGCAAAGCCACCTGGCCCGTATCGACGAGCGGGAGCCGACGGTGCATGCCTTCACCGCGCTCAACCGGGATTCAGCCCGGCGAGAGGCAAAGGCCTCCGCACAGCGTTGGCTCGAGGGGGCGCCGCTGTCGCCCATCGACGGCATGGCGATCGGGATCAAGGATATCATCGAGACCGCCGACATGCCCACCGGGCAGGGCTCGCCGATGTGGGCCGGCTTTGCCACCGGCCGGGACTCGGCCTCCGTGCAAGCGCTGCGGGAAGCCGGTGCGATCATTCTGGGCAAGACCGCGACGACGGAGTTCGCCTCCACCGAGCAGTATTCAACCACCACCAATCCTCATGACGAGGAGCGGACGCCGGGAGGATCCAGCAGCGGATCGGCCGCGGCCGTCGGCAGCGGCATGGTTCCGGTCGCCCTGGGCAGCCAGGTGGTGGGCTCGACCTTGCGGCCGGCAAGTTACTGCGGCTGCGTCGGCTACAAGCCGAGCTATGGCGCGCTCAATCGGGGCGGCTCCTTCGACACTCTGAGCCAGAGCTGCGTCGGCCTCATCGGTGCCGAACTGGAAGATGTCTGGGCCGTGGCTCGCGCCATCGCCGACCGGGTCGGCGGAGATCCGGGACAGGCCGCGCTCGAGGGACCGGCCGCGTTGCCGGCGCCCAAGGCGCCGCAGCGGCTGGCCGTGCTGGAGACGGATGGATGGCGGCACGCCTCAAAGGGCGCCCTGGCGGCGTTCGAGGCAGAACTCGACCGGCTGAGAGCGGCGGGCGTGGAGATCGTCGGGCGCTCGCAGAATGCCGGCATGGCAGCGCTGGAAGAAGCCTTGGACGGGGCCCTCGCCCTGACGTGGCGGATCATGTCATGGGAGTTCCGGTGGCCTCTCGGCGCCTATGTCAAGACCCATCCGAACTTGGTGAGCGCCGCCATGCAGGGGCGCCTCGCCGATGCCGAAAAGATGACCCCGGCCGATTACAATGCTGCGCTGGCGGCCCGTCAAAGGGTGCGAGACATCTTCGCCCAGCAGATGGAGCATCTCGACGGCATGATCGCACTCTCGGCAACGGGTGCCGCGCCTGTCGGGCTGTCTTACACCGGCGATCCTCGAATGAATGTTCCCGCCTCCCTTCTCGGTGTGCCGGCGGTCTCGCTTCCCGTTCTGGCGGACGAAGGACTGCCGCTGGGCGTGCAGTTGATCCGATCGGCGGGAGACGATGCCGGGCTCATGGAGCTTGCAGCCTGGCGGTGGACAATGGAGAATCCTCACTCCGGTTCCGACGTGGCCAGCAGGGGAGCATAG
- a CDS encoding FAD binding domain-containing protein: MKAAAFEYHRPGTAAEALDLAASLENAKFLAGGQSLVAMLNMRYAIVDHLIDLNRVADLAGISLVGNALRIGAMTRQKTLKSDTSVARRAPIFAAALDHVGHLQTRNRGTIGGSLGHMDPSAELLALAVLHDAVVEVKSRSAAREIAIADYPIAYMTPSIEPQEMITSVTFRLPAEHHGWGFHEFAQRHGDFAVVGVAALMELSDGKIARAAISLFGVGMAPVRLASAEVMLAGEAPRPELFEAAAASLDGVDFSTDAMASGAYRQRLARVLTRRALTDAARRGGQTEI, from the coding sequence ATGAAAGCCGCAGCCTTCGAGTACCATCGCCCCGGAACCGCAGCCGAGGCGCTCGATCTCGCCGCCAGCTTGGAGAACGCGAAGTTTCTCGCCGGCGGCCAATCCCTCGTGGCCATGCTGAACATGCGCTATGCCATCGTCGATCACCTGATCGATCTGAACCGCGTGGCGGATCTCGCCGGCATCTCGCTCGTCGGCAATGCCTTGCGCATCGGCGCCATGACCCGCCAGAAGACGCTCAAATCTGACACGTCCGTGGCACGGCGCGCGCCAATCTTCGCCGCAGCCCTGGATCATGTCGGCCATCTTCAGACCCGCAACCGCGGCACCATCGGCGGCAGCCTCGGGCACATGGACCCGTCAGCCGAGCTCTTGGCCTTGGCCGTGCTCCACGATGCCGTGGTGGAGGTCAAATCGCGCTCTGCAGCGCGCGAGATCGCCATTGCCGACTACCCCATCGCCTATATGACGCCCTCGATCGAGCCGCAGGAGATGATCACCTCCGTGACCTTCCGGCTGCCGGCCGAGCATCATGGCTGGGGCTTCCATGAATTTGCCCAGCGCCATGGCGACTTCGCCGTTGTCGGCGTCGCGGCCTTGATGGAGCTGTCCGACGGCAAGATCGCGCGCGCGGCCATTTCGCTCTTTGGTGTCGGCATGGCGCCGGTCCGGCTCGCTTCTGCCGAGGTCATGCTCGCCGGGGAGGCACCCCGGCCGGAGCTTTTTGAGGCCGCCGCTGCAAGCCTCGACGGCGTGGACTTCTCCACCGATGCCATGGCCAGCGGTGCTTATCGCCAGCGTCTGGCGCGGGTTCTGACGCGCCGCGCTCTGACGGATGCCGCCCGACGCGGCGGGCAAACGGAGATCTGA
- a CDS encoding TRAP transporter large permease, which translates to MTWTLVVLPFAALLLGLPVFLALIISVLATIAFFMNMPGTMLHQTIFGSISSNTLLAIPFFIFAGELMGRGGISRRIIDWVLSLVGRTPGAVGLVAVGTSSIYGAISGSSPATVASVGRQIYPDMIRNGYGVPFSLGLINAGGAISIVIPPSINFILYGAVAEQSIVQLFTAGILPGLLLSVSLALAVIGYAMHKNIREGTAFSFSNVIHCTRRAFWSLLTPIIVLGSIYGGIVSPTEAGGIACVYALVVTVLIHRDLNLREVLDIAGNSALLTAQIMIIVAAAAVFSWILTVTGFQASLAGFVTHMELSPWMYLLAVNILLLIIGCFIDPTSAVLTLTPLLLPIAMHLGINPIHFGVIMTVNLSIGMYTPPFGLNLFVTQAVLNARTIDIYRGVAPFVVLQVLTLLVITYVPWFSTALLN; encoded by the coding sequence ATGACCTGGACCCTCGTCGTCCTTCCCTTTGCCGCTCTGCTGCTGGGACTTCCAGTGTTCCTGGCGCTGATTATCAGCGTCCTGGCGACCATCGCGTTCTTCATGAACATGCCCGGAACGATGCTCCATCAGACCATCTTCGGGAGCATCTCAAGCAATACGCTGCTGGCCATCCCGTTCTTCATCTTCGCCGGCGAGTTGATGGGGCGCGGAGGCATCTCCCGGCGCATCATCGACTGGGTGTTGTCGCTGGTGGGGCGCACACCCGGCGCGGTGGGTCTGGTGGCGGTGGGCACGAGCAGCATCTATGGCGCGATCTCGGGATCCAGTCCCGCCACGGTCGCCTCGGTTGGGCGGCAGATCTATCCCGACATGATCCGCAATGGCTATGGGGTCCCCTTCTCCCTGGGGCTCATCAATGCCGGCGGTGCGATCTCGATCGTCATTCCGCCGAGCATCAATTTCATCCTCTACGGGGCGGTGGCAGAGCAGTCGATCGTGCAACTGTTCACGGCCGGCATTCTCCCGGGCCTGCTGCTCAGCGTCTCCTTGGCCCTGGCGGTGATCGGCTACGCCATGCACAAGAACATCCGGGAAGGGACGGCGTTCTCCTTCAGCAATGTGATCCATTGCACGCGGCGCGCCTTCTGGTCGCTGCTGACGCCGATCATCGTGCTTGGGTCGATCTATGGGGGCATCGTTTCGCCGACGGAGGCGGGCGGCATTGCCTGCGTCTATGCGCTGGTCGTGACGGTGCTGATCCACCGGGACCTCAATCTTCGCGAGGTTCTGGACATCGCAGGCAACTCAGCCCTGCTGACGGCGCAGATCATGATCATCGTCGCGGCGGCCGCGGTGTTCTCCTGGATCCTCACGGTCACCGGATTCCAGGCGAGCCTGGCCGGGTTCGTCACGCATATGGAGCTGAGCCCGTGGATGTATCTGCTGGCGGTCAACATCCTGCTGCTGATCATCGGCTGCTTCATCGATCCCACCTCGGCGGTGCTGACCCTGACGCCGCTGCTGTTGCCGATCGCCATGCATCTGGGGATCAACCCCATTCATTTCGGCGTGATCATGACGGTCAATCTCAGCATCGGCATGTATACGCCGCCCTTCGGTCTCAACCTGTTCGTCACGCAGGCGGTGCTCAACGCCCGGACGATCGACATTTACCGGGGCGTTGCACCCTTCGTGGTTCTTCAGGTGCTCACGCTGCTCGTGATCACCTATGTGCCCTGGTTCTCCACGGCTCTACTCAACTAA
- a CDS encoding TRAP transporter substrate-binding protein translates to MTSTGRFRRQFLGIMGAAALTMTWVAPGLAADFTMKFSTPTINDLQHEWMKRYKEELEKRSGGRIEVQLYPASQLGPVNTVLEGMQLGTIEGTINPSEFYVGVDPRFQVPAVPGLFDSMEDARKKLNDPKARENLLNLGADKGIIGISLLVYGPQVIATRKDVKTLADLAGQRLRVLASETETGTITALGASAVPMPLNEVSAALQQGVIDGVSSVLDVFVSLRTNEVAPHLLRTELWYLNTIASVSKAWLDSLPEDLQKMVIETGKDLEQPMFERQLERDKANRETWAAKGGTSVELQGADEEKAQAAAAGVAKAFLDAHPEMKETYDLIKNGGSN, encoded by the coding sequence ATGACATCCACAGGCAGGTTCAGACGGCAATTCTTAGGCATCATGGGGGCCGCGGCACTCACCATGACGTGGGTCGCCCCAGGATTGGCGGCAGATTTCACGATGAAATTCTCCACGCCGACCATCAACGACCTCCAGCATGAATGGATGAAGCGGTACAAGGAAGAGCTGGAGAAGCGCTCAGGCGGTCGCATCGAGGTCCAGCTCTACCCGGCAAGCCAGCTGGGGCCGGTGAACACCGTCCTCGAAGGGATGCAGCTCGGAACGATCGAGGGCACCATCAATCCCTCAGAATTCTATGTGGGCGTCGATCCGCGATTCCAGGTGCCAGCGGTGCCGGGACTCTTCGATTCGATGGAAGATGCGCGCAAGAAGCTGAACGATCCCAAGGCGCGCGAGAATCTGCTTAATCTCGGCGCCGACAAGGGCATCATCGGAATCAGCCTTCTGGTCTATGGACCTCAGGTCATCGCCACGCGCAAGGATGTAAAGACGCTGGCCGATCTTGCGGGCCAGCGGCTCCGGGTTCTCGCCTCGGAGACCGAAACGGGCACGATCACCGCGTTGGGCGCCTCCGCCGTGCCGATGCCGCTCAATGAAGTCTCCGCAGCGCTGCAACAGGGCGTGATCGACGGTGTCAGCTCGGTCTTGGACGTTTTCGTCTCGCTGCGCACCAACGAGGTAGCGCCTCATCTCCTGCGGACCGAACTCTGGTACCTGAACACCATCGCTTCGGTGAGCAAGGCTTGGCTCGACAGCCTGCCCGAGGACCTGCAGAAAATGGTCATCGAGACGGGCAAGGATCTCGAACAGCCCATGTTCGAGCGTCAGCTGGAGCGCGACAAGGCGAACCGTGAGACTTGGGCCGCCAAGGGTGGCACTTCGGTCGAGCTGCAGGGTGCGGATGAGGAAAAGGCGCAGGCGGCAGCGGCCGGCGTCGCCAAGGCATTCCTCGATGCCCATCCCGAAATGAAGGAAACCTACGACCTGATCAAGAATGGCGGTTCCAACTAG